Proteins from a genomic interval of Deltaproteobacteria bacterium:
- a CDS encoding glutamate racemase yields the protein MAARELGIGIFDSGVGGLTVVHRMIEALPDEHLVYLGDTARYPYGTKSATVVSRYTLENAKFLLDTGVKLLVVACNTMSAVALDALRASTDVPVIGVIEPGARAAVAATRNRKIGVIGTEGTIASGSYTRALRAVDSGLEIYTRACPLFVALAEEGWVDNPIAEQAAAMYLASLRQSRIDTLVLGCTHYPLLARTIGAYLGPEVQLVDSAAETAREVAALLAARGLGAPPGPGSTSFFVTDVPDRFIRIGSRFLGSAVDSAVRIER from the coding sequence ATGGCGGCGCGCGAGCTCGGCATCGGGATCTTCGACTCCGGCGTTGGCGGCCTGACCGTCGTGCACCGGATGATCGAGGCGCTGCCCGACGAGCACCTCGTCTACCTCGGCGACACCGCGCGCTATCCGTACGGGACGAAGTCGGCGACCGTCGTTTCCCGGTACACACTCGAGAACGCGAAGTTCCTCCTCGACACCGGGGTGAAGCTGCTGGTCGTCGCCTGCAATACGATGTCGGCCGTCGCGCTCGACGCGCTCCGCGCCTCGACCGACGTCCCCGTGATCGGCGTGATCGAGCCGGGGGCGCGCGCGGCCGTCGCCGCGACTCGCAATCGCAAGATCGGCGTCATCGGGACCGAAGGCACGATCGCGAGCGGCAGCTACACGCGCGCGCTCCGCGCGGTCGACTCCGGGCTCGAGATCTACACGCGCGCGTGCCCGCTCTTCGTGGCCCTCGCGGAGGAGGGGTGGGTCGACAACCCGATCGCCGAGCAGGCGGCGGCGATGTACCTCGCGAGCCTGCGGCAGAGCCGCATCGACACGCTCGTGCTCGGCTGCACCCACTACCCGCTCCTGGCGCGCACGATCGGCGCGTACCTCGGCCCCGAGGTGCAGCTCGTCGACTCCGCGGCCGAGACTGCGCGCGAGGTTGCGGCGCTGCTCGCGGCGCGCGGCCTCGGCGCGCCGCCGGGGCCGGGCTCGACGTCGTTCTTCGTGACCGACGTGCCCGACCGGTTCATCCGGATCGGCAGCCGCTTCCTCGGCAGCGCCGTCGACTCCGCCGTTCGCATCGAGCGCTGA
- a CDS encoding glycosyltransferase family 2 protein, producing the protein MPAVAVVIPVRDRAAMVVEAVRSVRAQTWRDHALVVVDDGSTDGSADAAEVALAGAPAGSRVLRRAHAGVAAARNTGAASVDSAWIAFLDSDDLWEPGKLAAQMTWLAAHPSHRIAQTGERWVDRGRHRNPRAWHRKEEHIFPRCLERCLVSPSAVVIRRDLYEALGGFDPSFPVCEDYELWLRVALREPVGLVDAPLVVKRGGHADQLSRSTWGLDRWRVAALAKLLATTPLAPSERVAVVGVLRRKCAVLAGGAARRGRDAEAARYRLLAEAAETWWEGIHDA; encoded by the coding sequence GTGCCGGCGGTCGCCGTCGTGATACCGGTCCGCGACCGGGCCGCCATGGTCGTCGAGGCCGTGCGCTCGGTTCGCGCGCAGACCTGGCGCGACCACGCTCTCGTCGTGGTCGACGACGGCTCGACGGACGGGTCGGCCGACGCGGCGGAGGTCGCGCTCGCCGGCGCGCCCGCGGGATCGCGGGTGCTCAGGCGCGCGCACGCCGGCGTCGCGGCCGCGCGCAACACGGGCGCCGCGTCGGTGGACAGCGCTTGGATCGCGTTCCTCGACTCCGACGATCTCTGGGAGCCCGGGAAGCTCGCGGCGCAGATGACGTGGCTCGCCGCGCATCCGTCGCACCGGATCGCGCAGACCGGCGAGCGTTGGGTCGATCGCGGGCGGCATCGCAATCCGCGCGCTTGGCACCGCAAGGAAGAGCACATCTTCCCGCGCTGCCTCGAGCGCTGCCTCGTGAGCCCGTCGGCGGTCGTCATCCGGCGCGATCTCTACGAGGCTCTCGGCGGCTTCGATCCAAGCTTCCCGGTCTGCGAGGACTACGAGCTCTGGCTCCGGGTGGCGCTCCGCGAGCCGGTCGGCCTCGTCGATGCGCCGCTCGTCGTGAAGCGCGGCGGTCACGCCGACCAGTTGTCGCGCTCGACCTGGGGGCTCGATCGTTGGCGCGTAGCGGCGCTCGCGAAGCTGCTCGCGACGACGCCGCTCGCGCCGTCCGAGCGCGTGGCGGTCGTCGGCGTGCTGCGGAGGAAGTGCGCCGTGCTCGCGGGCGGAGCCGCCCGGCGTGGTCGTGACGCCGAGGCCGCACGCTATCGGCTGCTGGCGGAAGCGGCGGAAACGTGGTGGGAGGGCATCCATGACGCGTGA
- a CDS encoding GFA family protein, with translation MEGGCFCGAVRYVALRPPAASTVCHCRSCRRTAGAPVVAWVTFAGDDVSFVRGAPARFRSSPEVTRTFCAACGTPLTYAHADRPSEIDVTTASLDAPESFPPVAHVWCADGIVWAAPTDGRPALPRGVGSG, from the coding sequence ATCGAAGGCGGGTGTTTCTGTGGCGCGGTTCGCTATGTCGCCCTCCGGCCCCCGGCCGCCTCGACCGTGTGCCATTGCCGCAGCTGCCGGCGGACGGCTGGCGCTCCCGTCGTCGCGTGGGTGACCTTCGCGGGGGACGACGTGTCGTTCGTGCGCGGCGCGCCGGCGCGGTTCCGATCGAGCCCGGAGGTGACCCGCACGTTTTGCGCGGCGTGCGGCACCCCACTCACGTACGCCCATGCGGATCGCCCGTCCGAGATCGATGTCACGACCGCGAGCCTCGACGCACCGGAATCGTTTCCCCCGGTAGCGCACGTCTGGTGCGCGGATGGCATTGTGTGGGCAGCGCCGACCGACGGTCGGCCGGCGCTGCCGCGTGGCGTCGGAAGCGGGTAG
- a CDS encoding acetolactate synthase, producing the protein MSQLHGGRIVAKALKNEGVSHIFTLCGGHVMSIYDGCLDVGIRVVDARHEQTAAHAADGWARVTGEPGVAVVTAGPGLTDAVTGVASAWRANIPMLIIGGQGPRSLQDMGSLQDMNHVDLMRPITKWSHSIPEARRLGEYVSMAFRIATTGVPGPVFLEMPVDFLFDSYNEDQLTFPTGGRTAAGASPDPAYVDKAIELLAKAEKPVALVGSQLFWSKRRDAYLPFVERFGLPVYVNGQARGSLPPDHPNFFTKTRKEALRGADVILIFGTPLDFRLGYGRASHLNPEAKLIQIDLDGGEIGRNRHVDVGIPGDTGMTMAALTAAATGMAKGGSPAVREWVKSLRVKESERTEQMRAEMESDASPINPLRLCKEIDGILDDDTIVIGDGGDFVATAASVLRIAKIGQWLDPGPLGTLGVGPGYAMAAKLAKPGSNVIIVYGDGAFGLNGLEFEAFARQKINVVGVIGNDAAWMQIRRGQVELYGEERSVATKLEFTHYEKVAEAVGAHGEYVEQPKDIRPALERALGCGKPALVNVRLGVSEFRKGAISI; encoded by the coding sequence ATGAGCCAACTGCACGGCGGGCGCATCGTCGCCAAGGCCCTCAAGAACGAGGGCGTCTCGCACATCTTCACCCTCTGCGGTGGACATGTGATGTCCATCTACGACGGCTGTCTGGACGTCGGTATCCGCGTCGTCGACGCCCGTCACGAGCAGACGGCGGCTCATGCGGCCGATGGCTGGGCGCGGGTGACGGGTGAGCCCGGCGTCGCGGTCGTGACCGCCGGTCCGGGGCTCACCGACGCGGTGACGGGTGTGGCGTCCGCGTGGCGCGCCAACATTCCGATGCTGATCATCGGCGGGCAGGGCCCGCGGAGCCTGCAGGACATGGGCTCTTTGCAGGACATGAACCACGTCGACCTCATGCGGCCCATCACCAAGTGGTCGCATTCGATCCCCGAAGCGCGCCGGCTCGGGGAGTACGTGAGCATGGCCTTCCGCATCGCGACCACGGGCGTGCCCGGGCCGGTGTTCCTCGAAATGCCGGTCGACTTCCTGTTCGACTCCTACAACGAGGACCAGCTGACGTTCCCGACCGGCGGGCGGACAGCCGCCGGCGCGTCTCCCGATCCCGCCTACGTCGACAAGGCGATCGAGCTGCTCGCGAAGGCCGAGAAGCCGGTCGCGCTCGTCGGGAGCCAGCTCTTCTGGTCGAAGCGCCGCGACGCCTATCTGCCGTTCGTCGAGCGGTTCGGGCTCCCGGTCTACGTGAATGGGCAGGCGCGCGGATCGCTGCCGCCCGACCATCCGAACTTCTTCACCAAGACGCGCAAGGAAGCGCTCCGCGGCGCCGACGTGATCCTGATCTTCGGCACTCCGCTCGACTTCCGGCTCGGGTACGGGCGCGCGAGCCACTTGAATCCGGAGGCGAAGCTCATCCAGATCGACCTCGACGGCGGCGAGATCGGACGGAACCGCCACGTCGACGTCGGCATCCCGGGCGATACCGGCATGACGATGGCGGCGCTCACCGCGGCGGCGACCGGCATGGCGAAGGGCGGGAGCCCCGCGGTTCGCGAGTGGGTGAAGAGCTTGCGGGTGAAGGAATCCGAGCGCACCGAACAGATGCGCGCCGAGATGGAATCCGACGCGTCGCCGATCAACCCGCTCCGCCTCTGCAAGGAGATCGACGGCATCCTCGACGACGACACGATCGTCATCGGCGACGGCGGCGACTTCGTCGCGACGGCGGCGTCGGTGCTGCGCATCGCCAAGATCGGCCAGTGGCTCGATCCGGGGCCGCTCGGGACGCTCGGCGTCGGTCCGGGCTACGCCATGGCTGCGAAGCTCGCGAAGCCCGGCAGCAACGTCATCATCGTCTACGGCGACGGCGCCTTCGGGCTGAACGGGCTCGAATTCGAGGCGTTCGCACGGCAGAAGATCAACGTGGTGGGCGTCATCGGCAATGACGCGGCGTGGATGCAGATCCGCCGCGGCCAGGTGGAGCTCTATGGCGAGGAGCGGTCGGTCGCGACCAAGCTCGAGTTCACCCACTACGAGAAGGTGGCCGAGGCGGTCGGTGCGCACGGCGAATACGTCGAGCAGCCGAAGGACATCCGTCCCGCGCTCGAGCGTGCGCTCGGCTGCGGCAAGCCGGCGCTCGTCAACGTACGCCTCGGGGTGAGCGAGTTCCGCAAGGGCGCGATCTCGATCTGA
- a CDS encoding dehydrogenase, whose product MPKVYNWQIGREMDYPYEGARPKKQFAMLFDTNKCIACQTCTVACKTTWTPGRGQEYMFWNNVETKPYGYYPLGWDVKILEQHGVQDVGGPVYKGKTLFESAPSGERILGYLPEDLDYAHPNVGEDDSFGDMQQGELLQIPHMQWMYYLPRICNHCTYPACLASCPRMSIYKREEDGIVLLDQTRCRGYRECVKGCPYKKTFFNPITRVSEKCIGCYPAVEGGRQTQCTITCIGKIRLQGFIGKPDEIREDNPIDYIVRVAKIACPLYPQFGLEPNTYYIPPVHVPPRYLVQMFGAGVERAIAGYRKAADDEKLLGALLLFGATPMIIHHYKVEAGVSIGFDEKGGELVRVPLREAIHVRAAFDEQHQAYRTNIT is encoded by the coding sequence ATGCCCAAAGTCTACAACTGGCAGATCGGGCGCGAGATGGACTACCCCTACGAAGGGGCGCGGCCGAAGAAGCAGTTCGCGATGCTCTTCGACACCAACAAGTGCATCGCGTGTCAGACCTGCACGGTCGCCTGCAAGACGACGTGGACCCCCGGTCGCGGCCAGGAGTACATGTTCTGGAACAACGTCGAGACCAAGCCCTACGGGTACTACCCGCTCGGCTGGGATGTGAAGATCCTCGAGCAGCACGGCGTCCAGGACGTCGGCGGCCCGGTCTACAAGGGCAAGACGCTCTTCGAGTCGGCGCCGAGCGGCGAGCGCATCCTCGGCTACCTGCCCGAGGATCTCGACTACGCGCATCCGAACGTCGGCGAGGACGACTCCTTCGGCGACATGCAGCAGGGCGAGCTGCTGCAGATCCCGCACATGCAGTGGATGTATTACCTGCCGCGCATCTGCAATCACTGCACGTACCCGGCGTGCCTCGCGTCGTGCCCGCGCATGTCGATCTACAAGCGTGAGGAGGATGGCATCGTACTCCTCGACCAGACCCGCTGCCGCGGCTACCGCGAGTGTGTGAAGGGCTGCCCGTACAAGAAGACGTTCTTCAATCCGATCACGCGCGTCTCGGAAAAGTGCATTGGCTGCTATCCGGCGGTCGAGGGCGGCCGGCAGACCCAGTGCACGATCACCTGCATCGGCAAGATCCGCCTGCAGGGTTTCATCGGCAAGCCCGACGAGATCCGCGAGGACAACCCGATCGACTACATCGTGCGCGTCGCGAAGATCGCGTGCCCGCTCTACCCGCAGTTCGGGCTGGAGCCGAATACCTACTACATCCCGCCGGTCCACGTGCCGCCGCGCTACCTCGTGCAGATGTTCGGCGCCGGCGTCGAGCGGGCGATCGCGGGGTATCGGAAGGCGGCTGACGACGAGAAGCTGCTCGGGGCGCTGCTTCTCTTCGGCGCGACCCCGATGATCATCCACCACTACAAGGTCGAGGCGGGGGTCTCGATCGGCTTCGACGAGAAGGGCGGCGAGCTCGTGCGCGTGCCGCTCAGAGAGGCGATCCACGTGCGGGCCGCCTTCGACGAACAGCACCAGGCGTACCGCACCAACATCACGTGA
- a CDS encoding Crp/Fnr family transcriptional regulator: MRRISCQQCTVRAHTCIADLPFEDLGDFQTCAVTGLYKPRQVVFHEGTPATGFYVLCHGNVKLYQSDRFGREFIIDVATPGAILGELGLDDEDTFSASAEALTEAQLSFLPRERLVKFLERHPKTSIQLVATLSRALAATRRKAGELALKRADARLADLLLRLGDGACHDADTNDAPPLIRLTYSRRELADMIGVSTETAIRLLAKLKRNKMISIEDEGVVVLDLERLTRLAHYGNLTA, translated from the coding sequence ATGAGGCGCATTTCCTGTCAACAGTGCACGGTCCGGGCGCATACCTGCATCGCGGACCTCCCCTTCGAGGATCTCGGCGACTTCCAGACCTGCGCCGTGACCGGCCTCTACAAGCCACGGCAGGTCGTCTTCCACGAGGGCACGCCGGCGACAGGCTTCTACGTCCTCTGCCACGGCAACGTGAAGCTCTATCAGTCGGACCGCTTCGGTCGCGAGTTCATCATCGACGTCGCGACGCCGGGCGCGATCCTCGGCGAGCTCGGCCTCGACGACGAGGACACCTTCTCCGCCTCAGCGGAGGCGCTGACCGAGGCGCAGCTCTCGTTCCTGCCCCGCGAGCGGCTCGTGAAGTTCCTCGAACGCCATCCGAAAACGAGCATCCAGCTGGTCGCGACGCTCAGCCGGGCGCTCGCTGCGACCCGCCGCAAGGCGGGCGAGCTCGCGCTGAAGCGGGCCGACGCGCGCCTCGCCGACCTCCTCCTGCGGCTCGGCGACGGCGCCTGTCACGACGCCGACACGAACGACGCCCCGCCCCTCATCCGCCTCACCTACTCACGCCGCGAGCTCGCGGACATGATCGGCGTCTCGACCGAGACAGCGATCCGCCTGCTCGCGAAGCTGAAACGCAACAAGATGATCTCGATCGAGGACGAGGGCGTCGTGGTGCTCGATCTCGAGCGCCTCACGCGCCTCGCGCACTACGGCAATCTGACGGCCTGA
- a CDS encoding TetR/AcrR family transcriptional regulator, protein MKPRVADGQRAVPPADGRRFGTREAILAAAARSFAERGYHRTSLHEVAEDVGIQKASIFHHFASKEALYRAVLAEGHGEGEAIVRRAIAGGGSWWERMRALLDAYIDLVAARPEQTKILLRQSLGDAPEGYDGGPDSDRLIALVTSFMDEGQRAGAFAPCDGLGLVLGVMGMVVFFFTSAPVVASGWSAELSAEGVEAVRHRVTAIVERVLLQAVRLP, encoded by the coding sequence ATGAAACCTCGCGTCGCGGACGGCCAGCGCGCCGTCCCTCCCGCTGACGGAAGACGATTCGGTACGCGCGAGGCGATCCTCGCCGCTGCTGCGCGCTCGTTCGCCGAGCGCGGCTATCATCGCACGAGCCTCCACGAGGTGGCGGAGGATGTCGGCATCCAGAAGGCATCGATCTTCCACCATTTCGCGAGCAAGGAAGCGCTCTATCGCGCGGTGCTCGCGGAAGGCCACGGCGAGGGCGAGGCCATCGTCCGCCGGGCGATCGCGGGTGGCGGCTCGTGGTGGGAGCGGATGCGCGCGTTGCTGGACGCGTACATCGATCTCGTCGCCGCCCGTCCCGAGCAGACCAAGATCCTGCTCCGGCAGTCGCTCGGCGACGCGCCCGAGGGCTACGACGGGGGGCCGGATTCGGACCGCCTTATTGCGCTCGTGACGTCGTTCATGGACGAAGGGCAACGCGCGGGGGCCTTCGCGCCCTGCGACGGCCTCGGCCTGGTGCTCGGCGTGATGGGGATGGTCGTCTTCTTCTTCACGTCCGCGCCGGTCGTCGCCTCCGGGTGGAGTGCGGAGCTCTCGGCAGAAGGCGTCGAAGCCGTCCGTCACCGCGTGACCGCGATCGTCGAGCGCGTGCTCCTTCAGGCCGTCAGATTGCCGTAG
- a CDS encoding TetR/AcrR family transcriptional regulator: MRRLRQRNQTRARLVAAGRRVIAAHGLEGAAVSAITDDADVGVGSFYNYFTSKRELLNVIVAEAAALLGEVLNGRTGAMADPAARVAVAVRHVVHLAGTDPTWAWFVLRATDAVPRLAASVTAPIEPHVRAGMASGRFTVDDPELAVNAVGGMMLHVMRARLLGRVGPQADRIAAEHVLRTLGLAPAAARAVVQEVASG, translated from the coding sequence ATGCGAAGGCTTCGTCAGCGCAACCAGACCCGCGCCCGTCTCGTGGCGGCGGGGCGGCGGGTGATCGCCGCTCACGGCCTCGAGGGCGCCGCAGTCTCCGCCATCACCGACGACGCCGACGTCGGCGTCGGCTCGTTCTACAACTACTTCACCTCCAAGCGGGAGCTCCTGAACGTGATCGTCGCGGAGGCGGCGGCGCTGCTCGGCGAGGTGCTGAACGGACGCACGGGCGCGATGGCCGATCCCGCCGCGCGGGTGGCGGTGGCGGTCCGCCACGTGGTGCACCTCGCGGGGACCGATCCGACGTGGGCGTGGTTCGTGCTCCGCGCGACCGACGCCGTACCGCGGCTCGCGGCGAGCGTGACGGCGCCGATCGAGCCGCACGTCCGCGCGGGGATGGCGAGCGGGCGCTTCACGGTGGACGATCCCGAGCTCGCGGTGAACGCGGTCGGCGGGATGATGCTGCACGTGATGCGCGCCCGCCTGCTCGGTCGGGTCGGTCCGCAGGCCGACCGCATCGCCGCCGAGCACGTCCTGCGGACGCTCGGGCTCGCGCCCGCTGCAGCCCGCGCCGTCGTGCAGGAAGTCGCGTCTGGATGA
- a CDS encoding molecular chaperone TorD family protein: MTTANALQGIRRDVAGALTRAGVLRALARGLDDPAGAWRAEVADGWRALLRGTGEWPDEVRAALARALTSLEVATDDLASEHVRLFGPAGRAALTETSWGDAGRLLGKATALADLGGFYRAFGVQPDAASPRPEDHLALELEFVSVLALKEAWARSGGETEALAVTRDATAKFLADHLGTWIDAWCTALAEQGAPDFYVALGEAVRCAVRAECERLAVIPHTVAARLPEGDLGGEAFTCPRADAADATV; encoded by the coding sequence ATGACCACCGCGAACGCATTGCAGGGGATCCGACGCGACGTTGCCGGCGCGCTCACGCGCGCGGGGGTGCTGCGGGCGCTGGCGCGCGGGCTCGACGATCCGGCGGGCGCATGGCGCGCCGAGGTCGCCGACGGTTGGCGCGCGCTGCTCCGCGGCACCGGGGAATGGCCGGACGAGGTTCGCGCCGCGCTGGCGCGAGCGCTCACGAGCCTGGAAGTCGCGACCGACGACCTGGCGTCGGAGCACGTGCGCTTGTTCGGTCCGGCCGGCCGCGCCGCGCTCACCGAGACGTCCTGGGGCGACGCGGGGCGTCTGCTCGGGAAGGCGACCGCCCTCGCCGACCTCGGCGGGTTCTATCGCGCCTTCGGCGTCCAGCCCGACGCCGCGAGCCCGCGCCCCGAGGATCATCTTGCGCTCGAGCTCGAGTTCGTGAGCGTGCTCGCGCTCAAGGAGGCGTGGGCGCGGAGCGGCGGCGAGACGGAGGCGCTCGCGGTCACGCGCGACGCGACGGCGAAGTTCCTCGCCGACCATCTCGGGACGTGGATCGACGCCTGGTGCACCGCGTTGGCCGAGCAGGGAGCTCCCGATTTCTACGTGGCGCTCGGCGAGGCCGTCCGCTGCGCTGTCCGTGCCGAGTGCGAGCGGCTTGCCGTGATCCCGCACACGGTCGCGGCACGGCTCCCGGAGGGCGATCTCGGTGGCGAGGCGTTCACCTGTCCGCGCGCCGATGCGGCCGACGCCACGGTCTGA
- a CDS encoding radical SAM protein: MFTPDAVLIERGAEEAPMVRRCRERLPDVPFTVIEDRHAARAMVGDGFAAAKRRLVLAEHRGSFLGHCPAGTHGLACCNYLVVNLAANCPMDCGYCFLQEYLADNLPLTAYVNPETALAELALVLAKHADRRFRIGTGELADSLALDPVTGLSAELVPFFAARPNALLELKTKTDAVDGLVALDPKDRVVVSWSLAPAAAVALAERGTASIAARLAAARRVVAAGYKVGIHFDPMIEHAGWEEGYRDLVAAIAETLPAARVAWVSMGALRFSSGLRSAVRARFPGSPLLAGELVRGADGKWRDFQPLRVGMYRRVRAFVEAALPDVPLYLCMETPEVWQRVFGASPLGERALGARLAAR; this comes from the coding sequence GTGTTCACGCCGGATGCCGTCCTGATCGAGCGTGGCGCGGAAGAGGCGCCGATGGTGCGGCGCTGCCGCGAGCGGCTTCCCGACGTGCCGTTCACCGTCATCGAGGATCGCCACGCGGCCCGTGCCATGGTCGGCGACGGCTTTGCGGCCGCGAAGCGCCGGCTGGTCCTCGCCGAGCATCGCGGCAGCTTCCTCGGGCATTGTCCCGCGGGCACACACGGGCTCGCCTGCTGCAACTATCTGGTCGTGAACCTCGCCGCGAACTGTCCGATGGACTGCGGCTACTGCTTCCTGCAGGAATATCTCGCGGACAATCTCCCGCTCACCGCGTACGTGAACCCCGAGACGGCGCTCGCGGAGCTGGCGCTCGTCCTCGCCAAGCACGCCGATCGCCGCTTCCGCATCGGCACCGGCGAGCTCGCCGACAGCTTGGCGCTCGACCCGGTGACCGGCCTCAGCGCGGAACTGGTGCCGTTCTTCGCCGCCCGCCCGAACGCGCTTCTCGAGCTCAAAACCAAGACCGACGCCGTCGACGGCCTCGTCGCGCTCGATCCGAAGGACCGCGTGGTGGTGTCCTGGTCGCTGGCGCCGGCGGCGGCCGTCGCGCTCGCCGAGCGCGGCACGGCGTCGATCGCCGCGCGGCTCGCGGCGGCCCGGCGCGTGGTCGCGGCGGGCTACAAGGTCGGCATCCACTTCGACCCGATGATCGAGCACGCCGGCTGGGAGGAGGGCTACCGGGATCTCGTCGCCGCGATCGCCGAGACACTGCCGGCGGCACGCGTCGCGTGGGTGAGCATGGGCGCGCTCCGCTTCTCGTCCGGGCTCCGCAGCGCGGTGCGCGCGCGCTTCCCGGGGTCGCCGCTCCTCGCCGGCGAGCTGGTGCGGGGCGCCGACGGCAAGTGGCGAGATTTTCAGCCGCTGCGGGTCGGGATGTATCGCCGCGTCCGCGCCTTCGTGGAGGCGGCGTTGCCGGACGTGCCGCTCTACCTCTGCATGGAGACCCCCGAGGTCTGGCAGCGCGTCTTCGGCGCGTCTCCGCTCGGTGAGCGGGCGCTCGGCGCGCGCCTCGCGGCCCGCTGA
- a CDS encoding SRPBCC family protein has protein sequence MMKTWLVAASVLAVFVVSCSPKLEEGEILEKKGDTFTIRLEKKVDEPIDKVWEAFQRPEDIEKYSEQYQQSKLVKSEGDTKVVDYRVSALGQVNAFTMELKANPAEKRIDLKTLESALVDITGSYEIKPAPDGKGTLVVYKATQKDKANIPVPVSVQKTAIKDSFDNLIAGMKKGIQAQGGAS, from the coding sequence ATGATGAAGACATGGCTGGTCGCCGCGAGTGTGCTCGCCGTTTTCGTGGTCAGCTGCTCGCCGAAGCTCGAGGAAGGCGAGATCCTCGAGAAGAAGGGCGATACGTTCACGATCCGGCTCGAGAAGAAGGTCGATGAGCCGATCGACAAGGTCTGGGAGGCGTTCCAGCGCCCCGAGGACATCGAGAAGTACTCCGAGCAGTATCAGCAGTCGAAGCTGGTGAAGTCCGAGGGAGACACCAAGGTCGTCGATTATCGCGTGTCCGCGCTCGGCCAGGTGAACGCTTTCACGATGGAGCTGAAGGCGAACCCGGCCGAGAAGCGCATCGACCTGAAGACGCTCGAGAGCGCGCTCGTCGACATCACGGGCTCGTACGAGATCAAGCCGGCGCCGGACGGGAAGGGCACCCTGGTCGTCTACAAGGCGACCCAGAAGGACAAGGCCAACATCCCCGTCCCGGTGAGCGTCCAGAAGACCGCGATCAAGGATTCGTTCGACAACCTGATCGCCGGCATGAAGAAGGGCATTCAGGCCCAGGGCGGCGCCTCGTAG
- a CDS encoding competence/damage-inducible protein A encodes MGDLSAGVVVIGNEILSGKVVDTNSPFLAAELRPLGVTLRRIATIPDELPLIRDEVRSQHESLDLVFTSGGVGPTHDDVTIEGVAMALGRKVIVHPDIADKLRAFYGDRINPARLKMAEVPEGAELITDTSINFPTIKVENIYILPGIPEIFRAKLEGLKPRFNADPYCVKVVYTRVGEGTIAEHLNDTLRRFPDLLLGSYPKINHPEYMVKVTLESKDADYVGRAFGHLLAVLPEGSVVRTDE; translated from the coding sequence ATGGGTGATCTGTCGGCGGGAGTGGTCGTCATCGGGAACGAGATCCTCTCGGGAAAGGTCGTCGACACCAACTCGCCGTTCCTCGCCGCGGAGCTGCGTCCGCTCGGCGTGACGCTCCGGCGCATCGCCACGATCCCCGACGAGCTGCCGCTCATCCGGGACGAGGTGCGCTCGCAGCACGAGTCGCTCGACCTGGTGTTCACCTCGGGCGGTGTCGGGCCGACGCACGACGACGTCACGATCGAGGGCGTCGCCATGGCGCTCGGGCGCAAGGTGATCGTCCACCCCGACATCGCCGACAAGCTCCGCGCCTTCTATGGCGACAGGATCAATCCCGCGCGGCTCAAGATGGCCGAGGTGCCCGAGGGCGCCGAGCTCATCACCGACACGAGCATCAACTTCCCGACCATCAAGGTCGAGAACATCTACATCCTGCCCGGGATCCCGGAGATCTTCCGCGCCAAGCTCGAGGGTCTGAAGCCGCGGTTCAACGCGGATCCGTACTGCGTGAAGGTCGTCTACACGCGCGTCGGCGAGGGGACGATCGCCGAGCATCTGAACGACACGCTCCGGCGGTTCCCCGACCTGCTGCTCGGTTCGTACCCGAAGATCAATCATCCCGAGTACATGGTGAAGGTCACGCTGGAATCGAAGGACGCCGACTACGTCGGGCGCGCCTTCGGACATTTGCTGGCCGTGCTGCCCGAGGGCAGCGTGGTGCGGACGGATGAATAG
- a CDS encoding DUF2249 domain-containing protein, with amino-acid sequence MTVTSTPAPVLAAGARVARDLDVRPILARGEEPFAAIMCAIDGLRDDEALHLIVPFEPRPLYDVMRERGFAAHTTGDGKTFHVWFYRRAS; translated from the coding sequence ATGACCGTCACGAGCACTCCGGCCCCGGTGCTCGCCGCCGGCGCGCGGGTCGCGCGCGATCTCGACGTGCGGCCGATCCTGGCGCGCGGCGAGGAGCCCTTCGCGGCCATCATGTGCGCGATCGACGGCCTCCGGGACGACGAGGCGTTACACCTGATCGTGCCCTTCGAGCCGCGGCCGCTCTATGACGTCATGCGAGAGCGCGGGTTCGCCGCCCACACTACGGGTGACGGGAAGACCTTTCACGTGTGGTTCTATCGGCGGGCTTCGTGA